In Nymphalis io chromosome 11, ilAglIoxx1.1, whole genome shotgun sequence, one genomic interval encodes:
- the LOC126771822 gene encoding uncharacterized protein LOC126771822 isoform X2 — MSFDKATEIKSKEIDKIKRRHKTDDTVVATALRGSEDTFQCTKMENAGDNAGKPTELCLQGNSHLISSTTSSLADTPGDSGVLCLDSEASEATSQALMSHSLIGAEELTCDSIYDAAPSGSQDMIKSTSSSIMTRSDIDNQNIGAPDDIVPELLVETSKKPVYENLPDVVLKALESEKVSIEEVKKSALRTSEPKKSLSEDIVYRRRCRKKSQSGPSSQKKRVSFHEDILNNTRTDNIHIERGFISYGPDSAYCDKFRQKNALNDRFSWCASGDRSPKYAADVAQQTMSDILTYGDSKHDKSGIFEYCQTFERDNKDRVNNNNNNEAKPHGKLYACDSNSSDSNFSCDSESSSSDSSSSHSNKTESSPVHKKTDKTQKSYSCDGFENGGHVAFIRKTYFSEADIDQSHDRNNKPLEVTRSPTTVKSVLKKKRYITTNVVEERKHNNKVLSLLDANNIIDSLKNFYKNFNFNFAPEKGLPESSFELNNVVEALPSDVNQNKKLSKSLDSGFQIEDEDDFVEINLNSQPLEAEKPKEFISGSKNPMSGDRTPNEGSPRHKLTLNMKTQLDNKLSNKGGVFPPLSKYVVNCESTVYEHKGVSYSYVHDTFQTAFEAPKETFVPIPESTPVSEMVLSSSKLDLNSKQEADNSSRTSTPKRQFNKNVQEETEQKNGLTKHLSSPKKQNVNRYSRKSASTVQKSDETQQVISDNCSNTDNSTLKGADDFNDEFFDSPSNQKLQSNKSALLNRYLRNVCQKKDLELKVKNNKFFQVKMRMEREFPSIIYPFKDVSETFRVSSSRMSRLIDKEVIENKRLSVRLLTAEEPSYFDSFEDNVAIECNEKLRLQIFSYPNETLNRMMKVQSPYNMEDGSWTPLLVFITDYALYVASVKPGGTEYDILCRLPHNELDAIAVGPEAQYIQIIDVAGNIACSVVTGESSLGARLASSLEWSARTSPLRIQRPPAMLPLNCDHLALAITRQRHEKRVPPILYYGRACSGDAEDRLIEAPGAFAPPLEGYLMCKTEKSKRFEPCYFLLRAGVLHWGSHSPDGTPLPNNIALRTVVGVRRHVDPSRRPHCFEIAMSDSSRLLLAAPDDPTASSWLQSLLLHAAQALEEKDGAKKASPLGRGPPPACTLLVTPLEVLSVRDTLDLAFVTGAAAYLKERGSEALLKEYIEDMTTDVEILACGSIKNLTAFKIPDTDENWCCLNEPFPLSVVEASKSACSAAHSKYESAWSHMLPQQ, encoded by the exons ATGTCGTTCGACAAGGCTACAGAAATAAAAAGCAAGGAGATCGATAAAATCAAACGTCGTCATAAAACTGACGACACTGTTGTTGCAACAGCATTAAGAGGCAGTGAAGATACATTCCAGTGCACAAAAATGGAGAACGCTGGTGATAACGCCGGGAAACCGACCGAGTTATGTTTACAAGGCAACTCTCATCTCATATCTAGCACAACTAGCAGTCTGGCGGATACGCCCGGTGATTCTGGTGTTTTATGTTTGGACAGCGAAGCTTCTGAGGCTACAAGTCAGGCTCTTATGTCTCACAGTCTTATCGGAGCTGAAGAACTCACTTGTGACAGTATTTATGATGCTGCACCATCAGGTTCTCAAGATATGATTAAGAGCACTAGTAGTAGCATCATGACCCGTAGTGACATAGATAATCAAAACATAGGTGCTCCTGATGATATTGTCCCTGAACTTTTAGTTGAAACAAGTAAGAAACCAGTGTATGAAAATTTACCAGATGTTGTTTTAAAAGCTTTAGAGAGTGAAAAAGTTTCTATCGAAGAAGTAAAAAAATCTGCTTTGAGGACATCTGAACCAAAAAAATCATTATCAGAAGATATTGTGTATAGAAGGAGATGTCGAAAAAAGTCTCAAAGTGGACCAAGCTCACAGAAGAAAAGAGTTTCTTTTCatgaagatattttaaataatacaagaaCAGATAACATTCATATTGAAAGGGGTTTTATTTCTTACGGACCTGACAGTGCTTACTGTGATAAGTTCAGACAGAAAAATGCATTAAATGACAGATTCTCATGGTGTGCTTCTGGAGACAGATCGCCAAAGTATGCAGCAGATGTAGCTCAACAAACAATGTCTGATATACTGACCTACGGGGACTCCAAACATGATAAAAGTGGAATATTTGAGTATTGCCAGACCTTCGAAAGGGATAATAAAGAcagagttaataataataataataatgaggcTAAGCCTCATGGAAAATTATATGCATGTGATTCAAACAGTTCAGATTCCAATTTTAGTTGTGATTCAGAGTCTTCTTCCAGTGATTCATCGTCTTCCCACTCAAATAAAACTGAATCGTCACCAGTTCACAAAAAAACAGATAAGACACAGAAATCTTACTCATGTGATGGTTTTGAAAATGGCGGGCATGTGGCATTTATCAGAAAAACATACTTCTCTGAAGCTGATATTGATCAATCGCATGATCGTAATAATAAACCTTTAGAAGTCACTCGAAGTCCAACCACAGTCAAATCAGTCTTAAAAAAGAAGAGGTACATAACAACAAATGTTGTAGAGGAAAGAAAACATAACAACAAAGTGTTAAGTCTACTTGATGCTAATAATATCATAGACTCATTAAAGAACTTTTACAAAAATTTCAACTTCAACTTTGCACCTGAAAAAGGCTTGCCTGAGTCTAGTTTtgagttaaataatgttgtagaAGCACTACCTTCTGATGTGaaccaaaataaaaagttatcaaaAAGCTTAGATTCTGGTTTTCAAATTGAAGATGAAGacgattttgttgaaattaatcTAAACTCTCAACCCTTGGAAGCAGAAAAACCAAAAGAATTTATATCAGGATCGAAAAATCCCATGTCAGGGGACAGAACACCTAACGAGGGATCCCCTCGGCATAAGTTGACATTAAACATGAAAACTCAACTGGACAATAAGCTGTCAAACAAAGGAGGTGTGTTCCCCCCGCTGAGTAAATACGTTGTTAATTGTGAGAGCACAGTTTATGAACATAAAGGTGTTTCTTATAGTTATGTTCACGATACATTCCAAACAGCCTTTGAAGCTCCGAAGGAAACATTTGTACCTATCCCGGAATCAACACCAGTCAGTGAGATGGTACTAAGTTCAAGTAAACTTGACCTCAATTCAAAACAAGAGGCGGATAATTCGAGCAGGACATCGACACCGAAACGACAATTCAACAAAAACGTTCAAGAGGAAACAGAGCAAAAGAATGGTCTCACTAAACACTTGTCATCACCGAAAAAGCAAAACGTAAACAGATACAGCCGTAAGTCCGCGTCAACGGTGCAAAAGAGTGACGAAACGCAGCAAGTAATTAGCGATAATTGCTCCAACACTGATAACTCAACCTTGAAGGGCGCTGATGATTTCAATGACGAATTTTTCGACAGTCCCTCTAATCAGAAGTTGCAATCTAACAAATCGGCGTTACTGAACCGATACCTTAGAAATGTGTGCCAGAAGAAGGACCTTGAACTAAAAGTGAAGAACAATAAATTCTTTCAAGTTAAAATGAGAATGGAGAGAGAGTTTCCGAGCATTATATATCCGTTTAAAGATGTGTCGGAAACGTTTCGCGTCTCCTCGTCGAGGATGTCCCGGCTCATTGACAAGGAAGTCATCGAAAACAAAAGACTGTCAGTGCGACTTCTCACTGCCGAGGAGCCGTCGTACTTTGACAGTTTCGAAGACAATGTCGCTATTGAGTGCAATGAGAAATTACGGCTACAAATATTTTCCTATCCAAATGAAACATTGAACAGg ATGATGAAAGTACAGTCACCATACAACATGGAGGATGGCTCGTGGACTCCTCTCCTAGTATTCATAACGGACTACGCACTCTATGTAGCCAGCGTGAAGCCCGGAGGCACAGAATACGACATACTATGCCGATTGCCACACAACGAGCTGGACGCCATAGcg GTCGGTCCTGAAGCCCAATACATCCAAATAATCGACGTAGCGGGTAACATTGCGTGCTCCGTCGTAACCGGGGAATCTTCTCTCGGCGCGAGACTAGCTTCTTCATTGGAATGGAGCGCAAGAACGTCCCCGCTTCGCATACAACGTCCACCAGCTATGTTGCCTCTCAACTGCGACCACCTCGCGTTAGCAATTACAAGGCAAAGGCATGAAAAGAGg GTACCACCGATTCTCTACTACGGCCGTGCGTGTTCAGGCGATGCTGAGGATAGACTTATTGAAGCTCCAGGTGCCTTCGCACCGCCACTCGAAGGGTACCTTATGTGCAAGACTGAGAAAAGCAAACGTTTCGAACCGTGTTACTTCTTGCTCAG AGCGGGCGTACTGCACTGGGGTTCGCACTCGCCCGACGGTACTCCCTTACCGAACAACATCGCGCTCCGCACCGTAGTGGGAGTGCGCCGTCACGTGGACCCGTCCCGCAGGCCGCACTGCTTCGAGATAGCGATGAGCGATTCTAGTAGGCTGCTTTTGGCTGCACCGGATGATCCCACCGCTTCCTCCTGGCTCCAGTCTTTACTTCTACACGCTGCtcag GCCCTAGAGGAGAAGGACGGCGCCAAGAAGGCCAGCCCGCTCGGGCGCGGCCCGCCGCCCGCCTGCACGCTGCTCGTCACGCCGCTCGAGGTGCTGAGCGTGCGCGACACGCTCGACCTCGCCTTCGTCACCGGCGCCGCCGCCTACCTCAAGGAAAGGGGGTCAGAGGCTTTGCTCAAAG AATACATTGAAGATATGACAACAGATGTCGAAATTTTGGCGTGCGGCTCCATCAAGAATTTGACAGCGTTTAAAATACCGGATACGGACGAGAATTGGTGCTGTTTA AACGAACCATTCCCGCTCAGTGTGGTGGAGGCGTCGAAGTCTGCGTGCAGTGCGGCGCACTCGAAGTACGAATCTGCGTGGTCCCACATGTTGCCACAGCAGTAA
- the LOC126771822 gene encoding uncharacterized protein LOC126771822 isoform X1 produces the protein MSFDKATEIKSKEIDKIKRRHKTDDTVVATALRGSEDTFQCTKMENAGDNAGKPTELCLQGNSHLISSTTSSLADTPGDSGVLCLDSEASEATSQALMSHSLIGAEELTCDSIYDAAPSGSQDMIKSTSSSIMTRSDIDNQNIGAPDDIVPELLVETSKKPVYENLPDVVLKALESEKVSIEEVKKSALRTSEPKKSLSEDIVYRRRCRKKSQSGPSSQKKRVSFHEDILNNTRTDNIHIERGFISYGPDSAYCDKFRQKNALNDRFSWCASGDRSPKYAADVAQQTMSDILTYGDSKHDKSGIFEYCQTFERDNKDRVNNNNNNEAKPHGKLYACDSNSSDSNFSCDSESSSSDSSSSHSNKTESSPVHKKTDKTQKSYSCDGFENGGHVAFIRKTYFSEADIDQSHDRNNKPLEVTRSPTTVKSVLKKKRYITTNVVEERKHNNKVLSLLDANNIIDSLKNFYKNFNFNFAPEKGLPESSFELNNVVEALPSDVNQNKKLSKSLDSGFQIEDEDDFVEINLNSQPLEAEKPKEFISGSKNPMSGDRTPNEGSPRHKLTLNMKTQLDNKLSNKGGVFPPLSKYVVNCESTVYEHKGVSYSYVHDTFQTAFEAPKETFVPIPESTPVSEMVLSSSKLDLNSKQEADNSSRTSTPKRQFNKNVQEETEQKNGLTKHLSSPKKQNVNRYSRKSASTVQKSDETQQVISDNCSNTDNSTLKGADDFNDEFFDSPSNQKLQSNKSALLNRYLRNVCQKKDLELKVKNNKFFQVKMRMEREFPSIIYPFKDVSETFRVSSSRMSRLIDKEVIENKRLSVRLLTAEEPSYFDSFEDNVAIECNEKLRLQIFSYPNETLNRMMKVQSPYNMEDGSWTPLLVFITDYALYVASVKPGGTEYDILCRLPHNELDAIAVGPEAQYIQIIDVAGNIACSVVTGESSLGARLASSLEWSARTSPLRIQRPPAMLPLNCDHLALAITRQRHEKRVPPILYYGRACSGDAEDRLIEAPGAFAPPLEGYLMCKTEKSKRFEPCYFLLRAGVLHWGSHSPDGTPLPNNIALRTVVGVRRHVDPSRRPHCFEIAMSDSSRLLLAAPDDPTASSWLQSLLLHAAQALEEKDGAKKASPLGRGPPPACTLLVTPLEVLSVRDTLDLAFVTGAAAYLKERGSEALLKEYIEDMTTDVEILACGSIKNLTAFKIPDTDENWCCLEWSVCEARERGAGLALVLPSGAELERFIHALETAHDRLTNEPFPLSVVEASKSACSAAHSKYESAWSHMLPQQ, from the exons ATGTCGTTCGACAAGGCTACAGAAATAAAAAGCAAGGAGATCGATAAAATCAAACGTCGTCATAAAACTGACGACACTGTTGTTGCAACAGCATTAAGAGGCAGTGAAGATACATTCCAGTGCACAAAAATGGAGAACGCTGGTGATAACGCCGGGAAACCGACCGAGTTATGTTTACAAGGCAACTCTCATCTCATATCTAGCACAACTAGCAGTCTGGCGGATACGCCCGGTGATTCTGGTGTTTTATGTTTGGACAGCGAAGCTTCTGAGGCTACAAGTCAGGCTCTTATGTCTCACAGTCTTATCGGAGCTGAAGAACTCACTTGTGACAGTATTTATGATGCTGCACCATCAGGTTCTCAAGATATGATTAAGAGCACTAGTAGTAGCATCATGACCCGTAGTGACATAGATAATCAAAACATAGGTGCTCCTGATGATATTGTCCCTGAACTTTTAGTTGAAACAAGTAAGAAACCAGTGTATGAAAATTTACCAGATGTTGTTTTAAAAGCTTTAGAGAGTGAAAAAGTTTCTATCGAAGAAGTAAAAAAATCTGCTTTGAGGACATCTGAACCAAAAAAATCATTATCAGAAGATATTGTGTATAGAAGGAGATGTCGAAAAAAGTCTCAAAGTGGACCAAGCTCACAGAAGAAAAGAGTTTCTTTTCatgaagatattttaaataatacaagaaCAGATAACATTCATATTGAAAGGGGTTTTATTTCTTACGGACCTGACAGTGCTTACTGTGATAAGTTCAGACAGAAAAATGCATTAAATGACAGATTCTCATGGTGTGCTTCTGGAGACAGATCGCCAAAGTATGCAGCAGATGTAGCTCAACAAACAATGTCTGATATACTGACCTACGGGGACTCCAAACATGATAAAAGTGGAATATTTGAGTATTGCCAGACCTTCGAAAGGGATAATAAAGAcagagttaataataataataataatgaggcTAAGCCTCATGGAAAATTATATGCATGTGATTCAAACAGTTCAGATTCCAATTTTAGTTGTGATTCAGAGTCTTCTTCCAGTGATTCATCGTCTTCCCACTCAAATAAAACTGAATCGTCACCAGTTCACAAAAAAACAGATAAGACACAGAAATCTTACTCATGTGATGGTTTTGAAAATGGCGGGCATGTGGCATTTATCAGAAAAACATACTTCTCTGAAGCTGATATTGATCAATCGCATGATCGTAATAATAAACCTTTAGAAGTCACTCGAAGTCCAACCACAGTCAAATCAGTCTTAAAAAAGAAGAGGTACATAACAACAAATGTTGTAGAGGAAAGAAAACATAACAACAAAGTGTTAAGTCTACTTGATGCTAATAATATCATAGACTCATTAAAGAACTTTTACAAAAATTTCAACTTCAACTTTGCACCTGAAAAAGGCTTGCCTGAGTCTAGTTTtgagttaaataatgttgtagaAGCACTACCTTCTGATGTGaaccaaaataaaaagttatcaaaAAGCTTAGATTCTGGTTTTCAAATTGAAGATGAAGacgattttgttgaaattaatcTAAACTCTCAACCCTTGGAAGCAGAAAAACCAAAAGAATTTATATCAGGATCGAAAAATCCCATGTCAGGGGACAGAACACCTAACGAGGGATCCCCTCGGCATAAGTTGACATTAAACATGAAAACTCAACTGGACAATAAGCTGTCAAACAAAGGAGGTGTGTTCCCCCCGCTGAGTAAATACGTTGTTAATTGTGAGAGCACAGTTTATGAACATAAAGGTGTTTCTTATAGTTATGTTCACGATACATTCCAAACAGCCTTTGAAGCTCCGAAGGAAACATTTGTACCTATCCCGGAATCAACACCAGTCAGTGAGATGGTACTAAGTTCAAGTAAACTTGACCTCAATTCAAAACAAGAGGCGGATAATTCGAGCAGGACATCGACACCGAAACGACAATTCAACAAAAACGTTCAAGAGGAAACAGAGCAAAAGAATGGTCTCACTAAACACTTGTCATCACCGAAAAAGCAAAACGTAAACAGATACAGCCGTAAGTCCGCGTCAACGGTGCAAAAGAGTGACGAAACGCAGCAAGTAATTAGCGATAATTGCTCCAACACTGATAACTCAACCTTGAAGGGCGCTGATGATTTCAATGACGAATTTTTCGACAGTCCCTCTAATCAGAAGTTGCAATCTAACAAATCGGCGTTACTGAACCGATACCTTAGAAATGTGTGCCAGAAGAAGGACCTTGAACTAAAAGTGAAGAACAATAAATTCTTTCAAGTTAAAATGAGAATGGAGAGAGAGTTTCCGAGCATTATATATCCGTTTAAAGATGTGTCGGAAACGTTTCGCGTCTCCTCGTCGAGGATGTCCCGGCTCATTGACAAGGAAGTCATCGAAAACAAAAGACTGTCAGTGCGACTTCTCACTGCCGAGGAGCCGTCGTACTTTGACAGTTTCGAAGACAATGTCGCTATTGAGTGCAATGAGAAATTACGGCTACAAATATTTTCCTATCCAAATGAAACATTGAACAGg ATGATGAAAGTACAGTCACCATACAACATGGAGGATGGCTCGTGGACTCCTCTCCTAGTATTCATAACGGACTACGCACTCTATGTAGCCAGCGTGAAGCCCGGAGGCACAGAATACGACATACTATGCCGATTGCCACACAACGAGCTGGACGCCATAGcg GTCGGTCCTGAAGCCCAATACATCCAAATAATCGACGTAGCGGGTAACATTGCGTGCTCCGTCGTAACCGGGGAATCTTCTCTCGGCGCGAGACTAGCTTCTTCATTGGAATGGAGCGCAAGAACGTCCCCGCTTCGCATACAACGTCCACCAGCTATGTTGCCTCTCAACTGCGACCACCTCGCGTTAGCAATTACAAGGCAAAGGCATGAAAAGAGg GTACCACCGATTCTCTACTACGGCCGTGCGTGTTCAGGCGATGCTGAGGATAGACTTATTGAAGCTCCAGGTGCCTTCGCACCGCCACTCGAAGGGTACCTTATGTGCAAGACTGAGAAAAGCAAACGTTTCGAACCGTGTTACTTCTTGCTCAG AGCGGGCGTACTGCACTGGGGTTCGCACTCGCCCGACGGTACTCCCTTACCGAACAACATCGCGCTCCGCACCGTAGTGGGAGTGCGCCGTCACGTGGACCCGTCCCGCAGGCCGCACTGCTTCGAGATAGCGATGAGCGATTCTAGTAGGCTGCTTTTGGCTGCACCGGATGATCCCACCGCTTCCTCCTGGCTCCAGTCTTTACTTCTACACGCTGCtcag GCCCTAGAGGAGAAGGACGGCGCCAAGAAGGCCAGCCCGCTCGGGCGCGGCCCGCCGCCCGCCTGCACGCTGCTCGTCACGCCGCTCGAGGTGCTGAGCGTGCGCGACACGCTCGACCTCGCCTTCGTCACCGGCGCCGCCGCCTACCTCAAGGAAAGGGGGTCAGAGGCTTTGCTCAAAG AATACATTGAAGATATGACAACAGATGTCGAAATTTTGGCGTGCGGCTCCATCAAGAATTTGACAGCGTTTAAAATACCGGATACGGACGAGAATTGGTGCTGTTTA GAGTGGAGCGTATGCGAGGCGCGCGAGCGGGGCGCGGGGCTGGCGCTCGTGCTGCCCAGCGGAGCCGAGCTCGAGCGGTTCATACACGCGCTGGAGACCGCGCACGACCGACTCACG AACGAACCATTCCCGCTCAGTGTGGTGGAGGCGTCGAAGTCTGCGTGCAGTGCGGCGCACTCGAAGTACGAATCTGCGTGGTCCCACATGTTGCCACAGCAGTAA